In the genome of Burkholderia diffusa, one region contains:
- a CDS encoding PLP-dependent aminotransferase family protein, which produces MKRYEQLADDLQAQIERGVYRPGERIPSVRQASRQQQLSVTTVLRAYLVLESRGLIESRPQSGYFVRARATAPAEAELHVSAPAAEPSAVDVSQLVLSTLRSIARDDAVPLGSPYPDASQFPVQRLARYAQAIGRRRTRWGVIDDLPPGNQELIRQIARRYAERGIPVEPGEIVMTIGATEAINLCLQAVAKPGDTIAVESPTFYAMLHAIERMGMRALEVATHPGDGIDLDALERILARERIAACMVMPNFHNPLGFQMPDARKRALVELLAKHDVPAIESDVYHELHYGDTTPSALKSYDRDGLVLHCASFTKSLSPRYRIGWAMPGRYRDQVEKLKFLNTLATPAIEQLAIAEYLKYDGYDFHLRRMRKQYAQQASLMSAMVRRFFPEGTRLSQPQGGYVLWVELPPQVDAMKLYALALAQGITIGPGHMFSATADYRHFIRLNYSYPWSRQIEDALKVVGRLASECAGR; this is translated from the coding sequence GTGAAGCGTTACGAACAACTGGCCGACGATCTGCAGGCGCAGATCGAGCGCGGCGTGTACCGGCCCGGCGAGCGGATTCCGTCGGTGCGCCAGGCGAGCCGGCAGCAGCAGCTCAGCGTCACGACCGTGCTGCGCGCGTATCTCGTGCTGGAGAGCCGCGGGCTGATCGAGAGCCGGCCGCAGTCGGGTTACTTCGTGCGGGCGCGGGCCACGGCGCCGGCGGAGGCCGAGCTGCACGTGTCGGCGCCGGCCGCCGAGCCGTCGGCGGTGGACGTGAGCCAGCTCGTGCTGTCGACGCTGCGCTCGATTGCGCGCGACGACGCGGTGCCGCTCGGTTCGCCGTATCCCGATGCGTCGCAGTTCCCGGTGCAGCGTCTTGCGCGCTACGCGCAAGCGATCGGCCGGCGCCGCACGCGCTGGGGCGTGATCGACGACCTGCCGCCCGGCAACCAGGAACTGATCCGCCAGATCGCGCGGCGCTACGCGGAGCGCGGGATCCCGGTCGAGCCGGGCGAGATCGTGATGACGATCGGCGCGACGGAGGCGATCAACCTGTGTCTGCAGGCCGTCGCAAAACCCGGCGACACGATCGCCGTGGAGTCGCCGACGTTCTACGCGATGCTGCACGCGATCGAGCGGATGGGCATGCGTGCGCTCGAAGTGGCGACCCATCCTGGCGACGGCATCGATCTCGACGCGCTCGAACGGATCCTCGCGCGCGAGCGCATCGCCGCATGCATGGTGATGCCGAATTTCCACAATCCGCTCGGCTTCCAGATGCCCGATGCGCGCAAGCGCGCGCTCGTCGAGCTGCTCGCGAAGCACGACGTGCCCGCGATCGAGAGCGACGTCTATCACGAGCTGCACTACGGCGACACGACGCCGAGCGCGCTGAAGTCGTACGACCGCGACGGGCTCGTGCTGCATTGCGCGTCGTTCACGAAGAGCCTGTCGCCACGCTACCGGATCGGCTGGGCGATGCCCGGCCGGTACCGCGACCAGGTCGAGAAGCTTAAATTCCTGAACACGCTCGCGACGCCCGCGATCGAGCAGCTTGCGATCGCCGAATACCTGAAGTACGACGGCTACGATTTCCATTTGCGGCGGATGCGCAAGCAGTATGCGCAGCAGGCGAGCCTGATGAGCGCGATGGTGCGACGCTTCTTCCCGGAAGGGACGCGATTGTCGCAGCCGCAGGGCGGGTATGTGCTGTGGGTCGAGCTGCCGCCGCAGGTCGACGCGATGAAGCTGTATGCACTCGCGCTTGCGCAGGGAATCACCATCGGGCCCGGCCACATGTTCTCGGCGACCGCCGATTACCGGCACTTCATCCGGCTCAACTACAGCTATCCGTGGTCGCGGCAGATCGAGGACGCGCTGAAGGTGGTGGGACGGCTCGCGTCCGAGTGCGCGGGGCGGTGA